The following is a genomic window from Prunus persica cultivar Lovell chromosome G7, Prunus_persica_NCBIv2, whole genome shotgun sequence.
TCTACCTTTATTTGTCCGTTTATTGATGCAGAGGAGGAGGTGGCAGGGTGCTGGAGTGTACATGTATGTACTCATTTTGTGCCACTCTTCAGGGGGCCACACGCGTCTCTTCCTTTGTTGCATGCTGGCGAGGACCTCACCTATACTTGAATCTTGTCGTATGAACAGTGTTTACATATACTGTACGTATAGACGCACATGCAATTTGTGTCTCTAGGTTGAGATGTTATGTTATTCAGTGTTTAATATCACAGTCCTATTTAGGGAGAAAAATTTACACATTTCAAAGTAATGAGATCATTGGGATGGTCATCGAGTGTTGTAGATATAATTGTCTCATTGTTTCgttatttttatcattaaaTTCATTGATTAGATAAAATCTTATTACAACAAATAACTTTAAtccataatttaaaaataatgattAACATATTGGATATATGCAACATGGTTACTCTTTTCATTCAACAACGCAACGAAATCACTTCTATAATAGTTGAATCTAATTAGGATTTTCTCTAACAATACCGagatttattaaaattactaGACAAAATGGTCATTGACATTAGAAAAAATTATGTGAAGTTGTTCCTGTCACGTGAAAATGCTAagtagaaaaataatttagttAAGAAATTTTATTTGGACTATTCAATCACGGGCCATAAACATCCACAACATAAGTTTTTCTCNNNNNNNNNNNNNNNNNNNNNNNNNNNNNNNNNNNNNNNNNNNNNNNNNNNNNNNNNNNNNNNNNNNNNNNNNNNNNNNNNNNNNNNNNNNNNNNNNNNNTTTCCTGTTATGGTTTTGCTTTTTATGTGCTCTCAGCAAGAATCATGAAAAAGAAGCATGGCTACCTTCTACTTTAACTAGAAGCACCACCATTGACTATTATTGTACagcttaattttttatgttctACACTTTCCACTTCaagcaattatatatataaattcctCCCTGCTTTCTTGGAGAAGTCACACTTCAGTCATTTTGAGGTCAAACTACACAAAATATGCAAGttcacatatataaaaacagtgaaattataatttgttgggttttaattaattttttcaggGATGGAGATGAAGCATCAAGCAATGATGTCTGAGAGCTCACAAGGCTTGGTTCCTGGACTGGACAGGAACCACAGCAGTTATGGGTGCTCTAACCAagacaagaagaagagattgTCAACTGATCAGTTAGACTCACTTGAGAGGAGCTTTCAAGAGGAGATAAAGCTGGACCCTGATAGGAAGATGAAGCTTTCAAGAGAGCTTGGCCTTCAGCCTAGGCAAATTGCTGTTTGGTTCCAAAACAGAAGAGCCAGGTGGAAGGCCAAGCAGCTTGAGCGCTTGTATGATGCTCTTAAACAAGAGTATGATGTGGTCTCCAAAGAGAAGCAAAAGCTCCAAGAAGAGGTAATAATGCATTGATTAAGTAATTGGCATACATTAACTATAAAGCTTCTTTCCTTTATTAACTAATTACATGCAAcccatgcattttttttttctctctctctctctctccccctagAAAATAGAGCTGAAAACCCATTGTGAATTTTTATAAAggaaattcaataaaaattgtCTCACATTTACCGACCGTAGTGAGTTGACAAGTCAACTAAAAATGTACTCTATTAATTAAGTGCGCTGTATATGGTGATATAGGTCATGAAATTGAAGACAATTCTGAGAGATGAAGTTGCTAGGAAACAAGTTTCCACCGGCTACACTGAAATCTCCGGTGAAGAGACGGTGGAGAGCACGTCGGTCGCCATTCGGAGCTCTAACAAAGGGGGAGGGACGAGCCAACATCAGGTGGCAGAGTGCAACTACCTCTTCAATGTTGAGGAATATAACCCAGTATCGCCACCTTTCTGGGGAGCTCTGCCTTCTTATCCCTAAGCTAAGaggctgttgttgttgttgttgaagtTACttataactttaattttctcagGGTTCTGCTTTAGTTATTAGCTTAGTTTGAGGAACTAGTACTTTACTTTCTTCTGGCTCTCTGGCTCGGTACTAAATTAGAGAATTGACATTACATTCACCCAAGTGGACCTAATGATCAGCATGACATTTATTAACTTTGCCCACTTCTATATTGTTATTGgcaaattcatcatctttttCATCACTTCCctcaaatctttttttttaaaaaattttttaaaattttgtttttggggctTTTGGGTGCATGTCTCTTCCTTTTGGGTAACATCCAGTTCGCGTTCTACTTTTATACATGCTGCCTAAAAGGTGTTGGTCGGGTGCATGGTGAATGTTGTTGAATCAACAGCCAAGCTTGGACAAGCCCAAGCAAGTAcagtgtttttttctttcttttttatgaacTTGGATCAGACCTTTTAGCGAAGGGTCTAGTAAACCAACTCTTACTTTATCTctcccaaccaaaaaaaaaaaaattaaagtaaagcAAAGCATAGAATAAAACTTAGGAATTTTGGTTTATTTCGTCACATGGAATTTTGATTGCATCCGAGATCATATGTTCAATTCCCGCTCCCCTTATTGGATTAGTCCCACCATATGAACTCAAATCTCAAAACATTTCCCGTTGCATATAAATTGCCATCAACCTATTAAGCTGGTGAGACTTGTCAGAATCGGAGCCAAGAGCTTGAAAATGGTCCTTATTTAAAACTTCTAAAATTTGACAAAGTTACGAATTCCTGAAAATGTCTTCACCCTCACTTCTTcaccaaatgaaaaagaacaaattcaAAACGGCTCCATCTCGCTGCCTTCGAGCTCCCATAGTGATTCGTTGGCTTCGAGCTCTCATAGGGACAGACAAAGAATGCTCTTGAATTTGGGCCTTTTTGAGTTTGGGCTATTGTTAGATCTATTGCCATGTGACGAAATAAACCAAATTGCGTGAAACAAAAACCAGATTTATCCTGACCTAAAGTAAGTTACAGGATTTTGCAGGCAAGTTTGAGGGACAAAGGCTGGGCCAAAAAGGCCCCTAAACTGAAAAGCTCGGTTGCCCATCCATTACCTATTAACCATAGGAGAAAAACGTTGTTCTGAATCTTAatgcaaaaaggaaaaagttgCTTAAGCTGAAGCTGAAATATCAAGTTAAAATCCAACAGAATAACTATTTGAAACTTAGTAATATCGAAGTGACAGATATAAGatagataaaagaaaaatacgaATGGACCATCAAGCATGGCCAATCAATCCTTACAAAAtcttcaaacaaacaaacacgtCCTATCTATTACTCTACTTCCCAACAAGTAGGCAACAGAACAGTGGCTCAGCGCTTGCCACCGCCACCCCCAAGCTTTGGTCCCTTTGGTTGTGCACCTCCCCTGGTAACGCTACCCTTGCCTTGagatttttgggattttgtaACTTCTGCCTTCTTGGCCTTCTTTTCATCCTTGGTTTTCTTGATCCTCTCCTTGATTTCACTACAGAACATATCCAGACATCAAGTCAACGATTCCATATCATGATCGTAGAAGCAATCATGAAATTTAAAGCTGAAATAACATTAACATAAAAGGTTGACATAATAGAGTGAATCAGGGTCAAAGGTATAGATAAGAACACAAACCGGAGAGCAGCTTCCCTTGCAGCATCACGAACCTCGGGCTTCTCAGTTCTCCTCTTCTGGATAACCTCAAGTGTAGCACCCACAATAGACCTTGAGTAAGGCTTCTTGGTGGTACGTCTCCTCTTCTTCACAGCTTCTTGAGCAATATCCTGAGTGTGTCAAGATTACATAAATAAgtaatacaaatacaaaaacagacTGCCGGCTACTTCATATAAATAGAATGGCTACTACAGGACAAGGTTGCAGTGCTgaattccttaaaaaaaaattaattgcatTTGCAATATAACAAATGTATGATGAAAAGAGATTATCAAAACCTATCGATTACCAAAATGGGCTTCAAGACATCTAATCCAACTACTTAAGTAAccttaaaactaaaagaataaaaattggAATAATGGAATCATATAATTTatacatcaaacaaaaatgcaagTTCACCTTTTTGTGCTGCTTCCTGTACATGGCTGTCCAGGTAAGCTTTGATGGCTTCAACCTGTTGTGGAAGTACCTTTTGCATTTTGAGTTGGCAAACAGGAAGACCTGACAGAACACACCACAGATTATTTACAAGATACAATGCCTTTCcaacaaaacaatttaatCATATAAACTGAGATGACGGAACTTAAAACAAATGTTTGATTTTACAGTTTACCTGAGAATCAGAACGAATAAATCTGATGCCCTTTCCTGGGTAAATCTTGGCCCCGCTAAAACGACAGAGTTCGGTCCTGACAAGccaaaaacatttttttataagcAACCCACAATACTAGTACTATAAATGATCAATTGAAACAGATTTATGCTATCAAACAGAACCACAAAAGTAGCCAAGAGAGGGAAGAGGGACCCCTCAACCTGAAAACCTAAACCATTCACATAATGACCTAACAAAGAAGACTTAACATAATGACTGTTCCACATAGATTCAAGCCAAGACATCCAGAAAGTTTTACCATTTTCCAGAGACTAGATGCTACAATTACCAAGTTACCCAGATttaagaaaattgtaaaaaccAACCAGTCGAAAGGGAACTGGATTTAGTGGTATCCGTAACTCGTGTGAACCATGAAATGGCAACCATTTCAACACGATTACCGTATCTTAATATAAACAGTAGCTAAAAATACTACATTTTCACAGATTTAATTAGTCAAAACTCAGAACTTATTGTTGGGTGTTCATCAATCATTAACAAACTCTACCCAGCTTGTTTCTACCAATATTGCACATACATTTTTAATTAGCAAAAATCAATTTTCACCCAGAAAAGCATATACACACAAATCAGAGCAGGGAAACAGTTTATCGCCCAAGCACGCTAAAATGGCATATTAGAAAACAGAAgccaaatttataaattaaaaaaaggaaaaggaaaacgaCTGCATCGACAATCGAGCATCATCAACAAAGAGGATTCTTAATCGGAAAAATTAGAACGATAATGAAACCATTTCAGCATCAGATCTCAACGAGACATgtagagagggagggagagagcgagagagcgagagagagaaagacgcATACTTGAGAACCATGGCTGCTGCCTCCTGCTCCTGCTGTTGTCGACTGCTGCTCTTCTTGTTGTGGCGGAAACCCTAGAAGCTGAATGCTTATAACGCGGGTATGTATATCAGGCTTCTTAATAAATAACCCTTATATCCCATGAAAAACCACGAAAATGCCACTCAGATTGGACCCGTTCTATTTTGGTGTATTTTCGGCCCAGGACTTTAGATTACATTTCCCCAGTACAATGTTTGAGATGGGCCACAAAAATATTTGGGCTTGTCACATCAAGTATAGTTTCCTTTACCTAAATTCAGTAACCATAATTGTCTTAAAATAGTAAGTTTGTAATGACATAAAAGAAATGTCAAAGGTATAGAATAATTTTATACCTCAGTACTCATCTCAACTCCACCCAGTTATCTTGAATGGAGCATTTTTCTCACCACACTTGACACGTGTCTATTGATATAATTATGGTTTCATAAATTTAAAGTAAAAAGTTAACTATGGTTATGTCAATGGACACATGTCAAGTGTTGAAATGATGTTAAGAGTACATATTGAGTTAAAGTGgtaagcaaaaatatttccttaTCTTGAATccatgaaagaaaaaacaccaATTCGAACTTAGCAcaacattttatatattatacttTTTATGTATGTGGTACATTACGTTATCATAGTTACTAAATAAGGACTTTGtaactcaagtggttaagaataTTTAACCATGCATCTGAGATCCTATGTTCGATTCCCCCtctaatatcgcttgtataaaaaaaatgaactacTAATTAGGTGGAGTTTTATTTACATATATGATTTAAATTCAACATTTGGAACACAtaatatctcaaatatatCTAGTAAGAAATCATTAGCTTGTGACAACTATGTAATTTTAAAGGGTTGGCATAGACATGGTAATGCCTTTGTGTTTTAGGGTGGTATATAACAGTCACtatacctatatatatatacatgatgTTTGTCAAtttgtatatattattatagaaGGTCAATTTGTAACTATAATAAATGTTACATACAGCCAAATAATGCAATATGCTCTAGAGTTGGTTGGAAACTTGGGATTGACTTCTATACTAAAGATAGGatattaaaaatctttttttttgtccaaTTACTATTCAGGATATTTGAAAGAGAACTTGATATGATCattagtttttcattttatatttatgaaaaaagaaaaagaaaaaaaaaaggtagcaCAGCACAGATGAGTGAGATGGATCATTAGCTTGTTAATaatgaggaggaggatgatgaCACCTCACTGAACctcaagaagatgaagaagaagatatccaaaacccattttcatatttttcttggtttttacTTGGAAACCCCCTAACCCCACCACTCCAAGACAAAACTGTGAAAGAAGATGACTAACAAATAcacatatttctttgcttCTCAGTTTCTCAGGCTCCCTTCTTGACTCAGTAACCAAGATAAcgccttttttatatataaataaatatatttcaaatttcaccAATACCCAAATCACAATTTCCAATTGGGAACCCGAAAACCCTAGAAAGATCGGATTTTGAAGTGGATCTGTTggggaagaagaggaggatgGGGGATAATCAGGACGACGATCGGAGCCAGAGCAGCGACTACACGTCGGAGGACGAAGGCACCGAAGACTACAGGCGAGGAGGCTACCACGCTGTTCGAATCGGCGACACTTTCAAGAGCGGACGGTATGTCGTTCAGACGAAGCTCGGTTGGGGCCATTTCTCCACCGTCTGGCTCGCTTGGGACACCCACCACTCTGTACTTATCTCACCctgtcttctcttttttctttgctgaTACTTCGTTTTTATTGCGTTTTTTGATATGCTGTTGTAtcattgtatgatgagtttgaaaatgtaagaaaaggaatggaaaattttaatcaaatttttaATCCACCatattggttaatgcaaaacataaaacatcatatttggtttctttaatttttcacatgtttagttttaacttttaagtTACTCAATGGAGGATTAATGAAAAtgtgttggtttttttgggtgtCTGCCAATTGTACAAAAACCAGCGTTATGTTGCTCTGAAAGTGCAAAAGAGTGCTGACCACTACACTGAGGCGGCAATGGATGAGATAACCATCTTGAAACAGATTGCAGAGGGGGACACAGATGATAAAAAATGTGTAGTGAAGCTTCTGGACCATTTTAAGCATTCGGGTCCGAATGGACAACATGTTTGTATGGTTTTTGAGTACTTGGGTGATAATCTGTTGACACTTATTAAGTATAGTGATTACCGCGGGGTACCACTCCATATGGTTAAGGAGATTTGTTATCATGTTTTGGTTGGATTGGATTACTTGCATAGACAGCTCTCGATTATACACACTGATTTGAAGCCGGAGAACATATTGTTGTTGTCAACGATAGACCCTTTCAAGGATCCGAGAAAGTCAAGCGCGCCTCTTATTCTTTCAAGCAGTAAGGACAAGGATGCATCGGAGTCAGGGTTTGCAAAGGCATTGAATGGGGATTTGAGTAGgaaccagaagaaaaagattagAAGAAAGGCTAAACGAGCAGCCCAAGGATGTGTGGATAGAGACGAAGCTGATGCTGATCTAGAAACATCCACCGAAGTAGAGTCATCTCCTAATACAAAATTGAATGTGCATTCCGGCGAAAATCAGGCTACTAGTTCTGTCAGTATGAGTAGATCATCAGATGCTGATGGACCAAAGGGCACTCGCCCAGGAAGTCAGGGTAGTAAGAGAGGGAATCGCACCACAAGGCAGAAGTTGTTGGCATCAATTGACCTGAAGTGCAAATTGGTTGACTTTGGGAATGCATGTTGGACGTACAAACAGTTCACAAACGATATCCAAACAAGACAGTATAGGTGTCCAGAGGTGATCCTTGGCTCAAAGTATTCTACCTCAGCAGATCTTTGGTCTTTTGCTTGTATTTGTTTCGAGCTTGCAACTGGTGATGTACTCTTTGATCCCCACAGTGGCGACAACTTTGACAGGGATGAGGTATGGATGTATAAAACCCTAGTTCGgttgtgttgttttctttattgCATATGGTACTCTCGAATCCACATTAGTTTTTCCCTTTGGTAACACTCACACAATGAAAGTTTCATATGATGTCAATTCCATTAAGACATACAATAGAATCTTCATGTCTATAAATGACAAGTCAATTTCTACCACTGTCCACCGTTAGAAGGACTGACCATAATAGTTCTTCAGTATGCTCCCTAATACTGATAGATCAGAATAGTTTTGTGCTGt
Proteins encoded in this region:
- the LOC18769447 gene encoding putative homeobox-leucine zipper protein ATHB-51, whose translation is MEMKHQAMMSESSQGLVPGLDRNHSSYGCSNQDKKKRLSTDQLDSLERSFQEEIKLDPDRKMKLSRELGLQPRQIAVWFQNRRARWKAKQLERLYDALKQEYDVVSKEKQKLQEEVMKLKTILRDEVARKQVSTGYTEISGEETVESTSVAIRSSNKGGGTSQHQVAECNYLFNVEEYNPVSPPFWGALPSYP
- the LOC18769922 gene encoding 60S ribosomal protein L24, coding for MVLKTELCRFSGAKIYPGKGIRFIRSDSQVFLFANSKCKRYFHNRLKPSKLTWTAMYRKQHKKDIAQEAVKKRRRTTKKPYSRSIVGATLEVIQKRRTEKPEVRDAAREAALREIKERIKKTKDEKKAKKAEVTKSQKSQGKGSVTRGGAQPKGPKLGGGGGKR
- the LOC18769727 gene encoding serine/threonine-protein kinase SRPK → MGDNQDDDRSQSSDYTSEDEGTEDYRRGGYHAVRIGDTFKSGRYVVQTKLGWGHFSTVWLAWDTHHSRYVALKVQKSADHYTEAAMDEITILKQIAEGDTDDKKCVVKLLDHFKHSGPNGQHVCMVFEYLGDNLLTLIKYSDYRGVPLHMVKEICYHVLVGLDYLHRQLSIIHTDLKPENILLLSTIDPFKDPRKSSAPLILSSSKDKDASESGFAKALNGDLSRNQKKKIRRKAKRAAQGCVDRDEADADLETSTEVESSPNTKLNVHSGENQATSSVSMSRSSDADGPKGTRPGSQGSKRGNRTTRQKLLASIDLKCKLVDFGNACWTYKQFTNDIQTRQYRCPEVILGSKYSTSADLWSFACICFELATGDVLFDPHSGDNFDRDEDHLALMMELLGMMPRKIALGGRYSRDYFNRYGDLRHIRRLRFWPLNKVLVEKYEFSEQDASDLTDFLVPILDFVPEKRPTAAQCLLHPWINAGSRLLEPSMASDKKQGMDHDTTEKNKREKDEREAMEAGVENIAINSDSKPVKDLPSSSKPSKAAVSSSSR